The Diaphorobacter ruginosibacter genome contains a region encoding:
- the pyrR gene encoding bifunctional pyr operon transcriptional regulator/uracil phosphoribosyltransferase PyrR yields MSTAPSSPSPSNTSPQTAHGGHLTLDAEGLYRELLRGVRSMRTEGTYLAGVASGGMWLAQRLQKDLGLAGEAGVLSSSLHRDDFARRGLASSVSSVLPFDVNGADIILLDDVLYTGRTVRAVINELYDYGRPASVRLAVLVDRGGRELPIEAGFAAARVALPAHQSLSLARAEDSGAFHFEVKVKEA; encoded by the coding sequence ATGAGCACTGCCCCGTCATCTCCATCACCGTCAAACACATCCCCGCAGACCGCCCATGGCGGTCATCTCACATTGGACGCCGAGGGTCTGTACCGGGAACTGCTGCGTGGCGTGCGCTCGATGCGCACGGAGGGCACCTACCTGGCCGGCGTGGCTTCGGGCGGCATGTGGCTTGCGCAGCGCCTTCAGAAGGATCTGGGCCTCGCAGGCGAAGCGGGGGTGCTGTCCTCGTCGCTGCATCGCGATGATTTCGCGCGCCGGGGCCTGGCATCCAGCGTGAGCTCGGTGCTGCCGTTCGACGTGAACGGTGCCGACATCATCCTGCTGGACGATGTGCTCTATACCGGCCGCACCGTGCGCGCCGTGATCAATGAACTGTATGACTACGGCCGCCCGGCCAGCGTGAGGCTGGCGGTGCTGGTCGACCGCGGTGGCCGCGAGCTGCCGATCGAGGCGGGGTTCGCCGCGGCGCGCGTGGCGCTGCCCGCCCATCAGTCGCTGTCGCTGGCGCGAGCGGAAGACAGCGGTGCATTCCATTTCGAAGTCAAAGTCAAAGAGGCCTGA
- a CDS encoding Hpt domain-containing protein: MSSLEAVNASVTDWTHGEQDLGPLAWVLDELRKSLDGTVKAMRRFVRDAEVARESDLASLDVGPLRIARQQLHQASGALDMVGMVSPALILRALESAVQKYVQRPELCTDEVANTIERASFALVAYLESVLAGKQVSAVSLFPQYREAQALNGVERVHPADLWPVERRFREPEMAITVPAQGYDAEARGKLDNAVLRIIKGGDQGADAELFQLCQGFAAGEADKQIRSFWKVCSGFFEALVAGLVKPDVYVKRVASRVLLQYATLAKGDRTIADRLMHELLFFCAQAKAPEGAASQPATPALDAVRNAFNLQRHQPVDYNVARFGLYDPAVLAQARKRIGTATETWSALAGGDRNKLKPSVDQFSLVCDSLRKLHPGSEPLAAALTHAVEATARSGEPPAPALAMEVATAVLYLQASFEELDVAQEHMGERAQRLAQRLDGVVAGGESQPLESWMEELYRRVSDHQTMGSVVDELRATLADAEKSMDQFFRTPEDVSVLNNVPGRLGQMRGVLSVLGLDQASHAVVHMRDTVERLVVGTVPEEERPAVFEKLGSSLGALGFLIDMLSYQRTMARKLFVYDEAQGELKLVMGRAKQHRADDHPAAVDGAVDARGAAPLAPSVPEAAPVASPLNVAAAVPQASVQPDSVAPTTSRELENLGFDLELDNSAMAPVDSPVTIAVEPIQPPASAPMPAPGEEDDELLQIFLEEAREVIGNGNAAIETLVRTPSDLSEQTTLRRAFHTLKGSSRMVGLNDFGEAAWSMEQVLNAWLAEQKPVQPDLLTLSADTLNAFARWVDDISAGNAAGWNPKVFCASADAMRTEGRLVPLAFTAAAVVPEAEVPAVAEGAAVFDLPELEPGTDGVVDAGTAAADASALDSEPVPDFSATLPFELDTADVAEPAAAVPAIDPATVQEIDFSVFEQAQEATLMAELAEQPREGPRREVHVANLEPHELPNLGLTDEAFAPGILDRKLEARAQALSLDALPAIEEPQPADALSLEPEEKASPSAEGLQVQELPEVDFDVFEAEVRADAAAAPVVSAEVSSLDIDVPSLSLEQEAAGAQGDVPTSAAGNEFFASHEFEAEFVQEEPAAEPAREALAEHVDVPQSISDFTLESAPALAAEPVSEEVIEPVAESAAEPVPEDVAEQVDEPQQPVQETAQEAVDESVKVIGALRISLPLYNVYLSEAEEWSQKLISDLQIWHDAPNKPVPESTIARAHSLAGSSATVGFSALSDMARMLEHALQHIQPQQYAVPAQLAVFQAVAEDIRRLLHQFAAGFLKDPSHQLIGQLQEVLDSELISGMAPLSEQETQAEAVASQAAAVAEPVRGYVAPALSVPVPQHTGLQALEPDSGMKAISHHDEFDAVDVIDPDLFPIFEEEAIELLPALGGALRQWSTNPENLAARSELLRALHTLKGSARLAGAMRLGEMAHRMETDVEHIDKDTAHTDDIEPLLTKLDALQESFVALRQAGGQPPVQPELVVAMQPPLVPAVSVAEVTAAAMPVGTSASASAAQVARPLTLQLASVRAHAGQTVRVRAQLLDRLVNQAGEVMIARSRLDARMVQMRSSLTDLTGNLERLRQQLRDIEVQAETQMQSRLALSKDTAAGFDPLEFDRFTRVQELTRMMAESVNDVATVQRNLQRAMEGAEDDLISQGRQARELQRDLLRTRMVEFDSISERLYALVRQASKETGKQIKLDIAGGSIEMDRGVLDRMTPAFEHLLRNCVGHGIESPEVRVAAGKPANGSITIALRQEGNDVAVEFRDDGAGLNVGRIREKAIERGLITPDMPVSDVEAANLIFMPGFSTATEVTGLSGRGIGMDVVRTEVNSLGGRIETSTVVGQGSSFRLVLPLTTAVTQVVMLRAGNLSIGVPASLVEVVRRTTAQELSNAYSSQAFEEGDESLPFYWSGALLQSSLNSTEANAKIRPVVILRSAAQRIAMHVDEVLGNQEVVVKNLGPQLSRLPGMAGMSVLASGAVVLIYNPVALATVYGQKVQEATVAAAQAQQRSSDAAADGDAPAAPSLPLAQSTPQVPLVLVVDDSITVRRVTQRLLQREGYRVSLAADGLQALERLQEERPTVVLSDIEMPRMDGFDLARNIRADQRLKDLPIIMITSRIAEKHREHAMELGVNHYLGKPYSDEELLGLVQHYSMLEAQAAAAG; this comes from the coding sequence TGGCATCCCTTGACGTCGGTCCGCTGCGCATCGCGCGCCAGCAGCTGCACCAGGCCAGCGGTGCGCTGGACATGGTGGGCATGGTCTCGCCCGCGCTGATCCTGCGTGCGCTTGAATCGGCGGTGCAGAAATATGTGCAACGCCCCGAGCTGTGCACCGACGAGGTGGCCAACACGATCGAACGTGCCAGCTTTGCACTCGTTGCCTATCTGGAGAGCGTGCTGGCGGGCAAGCAGGTTTCCGCCGTGTCGCTGTTCCCGCAGTATCGCGAGGCGCAGGCGCTGAATGGCGTGGAGCGCGTGCATCCGGCCGACCTGTGGCCTGTGGAGCGGCGCTTCCGCGAGCCCGAGATGGCGATCACCGTGCCGGCACAAGGCTACGACGCCGAGGCGCGGGGCAAGCTCGACAATGCGGTGCTGCGCATCATCAAGGGCGGCGACCAGGGCGCGGATGCCGAGCTGTTCCAGCTGTGCCAGGGTTTCGCGGCCGGCGAGGCCGACAAGCAGATCCGTTCGTTCTGGAAGGTCTGCAGCGGCTTCTTCGAAGCGCTGGTTGCGGGCCTCGTCAAGCCGGATGTCTACGTGAAGCGGGTGGCTTCGCGCGTCCTGCTGCAGTACGCAACGCTTGCCAAGGGTGATCGCACCATCGCCGACCGCCTGATGCACGAACTGCTGTTCTTCTGTGCACAGGCGAAGGCACCCGAAGGCGCGGCCTCGCAGCCGGCCACGCCGGCGCTCGACGCCGTGCGCAATGCATTCAATCTGCAGCGCCACCAGCCTGTCGACTACAACGTCGCGCGCTTTGGCCTGTATGACCCCGCCGTGCTCGCGCAGGCGCGCAAGCGCATCGGCACGGCGACCGAGACATGGTCGGCGCTGGCTGGCGGCGACCGCAACAAGCTCAAGCCTTCGGTGGACCAGTTCAGCCTGGTCTGCGACTCGCTGCGCAAGCTGCATCCGGGCAGCGAGCCGCTGGCGGCCGCGCTCACGCATGCCGTGGAAGCCACGGCACGCAGCGGCGAGCCCCCTGCGCCCGCGCTGGCCATGGAGGTGGCCACCGCGGTGCTGTACCTGCAGGCCTCGTTCGAAGAACTCGACGTGGCGCAGGAGCACATGGGCGAGCGCGCACAGCGCCTGGCCCAACGCCTCGACGGCGTGGTGGCTGGTGGCGAATCGCAGCCGCTCGAGTCCTGGATGGAGGAGCTGTACCGCCGCGTCAGCGATCACCAGACCATGGGCAGCGTGGTCGATGAACTGCGTGCCACGCTGGCCGATGCGGAAAAATCGATGGACCAGTTCTTCCGTACGCCGGAAGATGTGTCCGTGCTGAACAACGTGCCGGGCCGCCTGGGGCAGATGCGCGGCGTGCTGTCGGTGCTGGGTCTCGACCAGGCATCGCATGCCGTGGTGCACATGCGCGATACCGTGGAGCGCCTGGTGGTCGGCACCGTGCCCGAAGAGGAGCGTCCTGCGGTTTTCGAGAAGCTGGGCAGCAGCCTGGGGGCCCTCGGCTTCCTGATCGACATGCTGAGCTACCAGCGCACGATGGCGCGCAAGCTCTTCGTCTACGATGAGGCACAGGGCGAGCTCAAGCTGGTCATGGGCCGGGCCAAGCAGCATCGCGCGGACGATCACCCGGCTGCAGTGGACGGCGCGGTGGATGCGCGTGGCGCTGCGCCGCTGGCCCCGTCCGTGCCAGAGGCCGCGCCGGTCGCAAGCCCGCTGAACGTGGCCGCAGCAGTGCCGCAGGCATCGGTGCAGCCAGACAGCGTTGCTCCCACCACGTCGCGCGAGCTGGAAAACCTCGGCTTCGACCTGGAGCTCGACAACAGCGCCATGGCGCCCGTCGATTCGCCCGTCACCATTGCCGTCGAACCCATCCAGCCGCCCGCATCGGCCCCGATGCCCGCGCCCGGCGAGGAAGACGATGAACTGCTGCAGATCTTCCTGGAGGAAGCGCGCGAGGTGATCGGCAACGGCAACGCTGCCATCGAGACGCTGGTGCGGACCCCGTCCGACCTGAGCGAGCAGACGACGCTGCGCCGTGCATTCCACACGCTCAAGGGCAGCTCGCGCATGGTGGGCCTGAACGACTTCGGCGAAGCCGCCTGGTCGATGGAGCAGGTGCTCAATGCCTGGCTCGCGGAGCAGAAGCCCGTGCAGCCCGATCTGCTGACGCTGTCGGCCGACACCCTGAACGCCTTCGCGCGCTGGGTGGACGACATATCTGCAGGCAACGCCGCCGGCTGGAACCCGAAGGTGTTCTGCGCATCGGCCGATGCCATGCGCACGGAGGGGCGCCTGGTTCCGCTGGCGTTTACCGCAGCGGCCGTCGTGCCCGAGGCAGAGGTGCCGGCCGTTGCCGAAGGCGCCGCCGTCTTCGATCTGCCGGAACTTGAACCGGGTACCGATGGCGTCGTAGACGCAGGCACGGCAGCAGCCGATGCGTCGGCCCTGGACAGCGAGCCTGTGCCCGACTTCAGCGCGACCCTGCCATTCGAGCTGGACACCGCCGATGTGGCCGAGCCTGCTGCGGCCGTGCCGGCCATCGACCCCGCCACGGTGCAGGAAATCGACTTCTCGGTGTTCGAGCAGGCCCAGGAAGCAACGCTGATGGCCGAACTCGCGGAGCAACCCAGGGAAGGGCCACGGCGCGAAGTGCATGTGGCCAACCTCGAGCCGCACGAACTGCCCAACCTCGGCCTGACGGACGAAGCGTTTGCTCCGGGCATCCTCGATCGCAAGCTCGAGGCACGGGCGCAGGCGCTGTCGCTCGATGCGCTCCCCGCCATCGAGGAGCCGCAGCCGGCCGACGCGCTCTCGCTCGAGCCGGAGGAGAAGGCGTCCCCATCGGCAGAGGGCCTGCAGGTGCAGGAACTGCCGGAGGTGGACTTCGACGTGTTCGAGGCAGAAGTCCGGGCCGATGCTGCTGCGGCCCCCGTGGTGTCCGCAGAGGTGTCCTCGCTCGACATCGACGTGCCCTCGCTGTCTCTGGAGCAGGAAGCCGCTGGCGCGCAGGGCGATGTACCGACATCCGCCGCCGGAAACGAGTTCTTCGCATCGCATGAATTCGAGGCCGAATTCGTGCAGGAAGAGCCCGCAGCCGAGCCCGCTCGGGAAGCGCTTGCCGAGCATGTGGATGTGCCGCAGTCGATCTCCGACTTCACGCTGGAAAGCGCTCCTGCCCTGGCCGCCGAGCCCGTGTCGGAGGAAGTGATCGAGCCTGTTGCCGAATCTGCTGCAGAACCTGTGCCCGAAGATGTGGCGGAACAGGTGGACGAACCACAGCAGCCCGTGCAGGAGACAGCACAGGAAGCGGTGGACGAATCCGTCAAGGTCATCGGCGCACTGCGCATCTCGCTGCCGCTCTACAACGTCTACCTGAGCGAGGCGGAGGAGTGGTCGCAGAAGCTCATCAGCGACCTGCAGATCTGGCACGATGCGCCGAACAAGCCGGTGCCGGAGTCGACGATTGCCCGCGCGCATTCGCTGGCCGGAAGCTCCGCCACGGTGGGTTTCTCCGCGCTGTCGGACATGGCGCGCATGCTCGAACATGCCCTGCAGCACATCCAGCCGCAGCAGTACGCGGTGCCGGCCCAACTGGCCGTGTTCCAGGCCGTTGCCGAGGATATCCGCCGCCTGCTGCACCAATTTGCGGCGGGATTCCTGAAGGACCCGAGCCATCAGCTGATCGGGCAGTTGCAGGAGGTGCTGGACTCCGAACTGATCAGCGGCATGGCGCCGCTGTCGGAGCAGGAGACACAGGCCGAAGCGGTAGCATCGCAAGCCGCGGCAGTGGCAGAGCCAGTGCGCGGCTATGTCGCGCCGGCCCTCTCGGTGCCGGTTCCACAGCACACCGGCTTGCAGGCGCTGGAGCCCGACTCGGGCATGAAGGCCATCAGCCACCACGATGAATTCGATGCGGTGGACGTGATCGATCCCGATCTGTTCCCGATCTTCGAGGAAGAGGCAATCGAACTGTTGCCGGCGCTGGGCGGAGCCCTGCGCCAATGGTCGACCAACCCCGAAAACCTGGCGGCACGCAGCGAGCTGCTGCGCGCGCTGCACACGCTCAAGGGCAGTGCGCGCCTTGCCGGCGCCATGCGCCTGGGCGAGATGGCGCACCGCATGGAAACCGACGTCGAGCACATCGACAAGGACACTGCGCACACCGACGACATCGAGCCGCTGCTCACCAAGCTGGATGCGCTGCAGGAATCGTTCGTCGCGCTGCGCCAGGCGGGCGGCCAGCCTCCGGTACAGCCCGAACTCGTGGTGGCAATGCAGCCTCCCCTGGTGCCCGCGGTTTCTGTGGCCGAGGTCACCGCTGCCGCCATGCCAGTGGGCACATCCGCATCCGCATCCGCAGCCCAGGTGGCGCGCCCGCTCACGCTGCAACTGGCGAGCGTCCGCGCACATGCGGGCCAGACCGTTCGCGTGCGTGCGCAGCTGCTCGACCGCCTGGTCAACCAGGCCGGCGAGGTGATGATCGCGCGCTCGCGCCTCGATGCACGCATGGTGCAGATGCGCAGCTCGCTGACCGATCTGACGGGCAACCTCGAGCGTCTGCGCCAGCAACTGCGCGACATCGAGGTGCAGGCCGAAACGCAGATGCAGTCGCGTCTGGCGCTGTCCAAGGACACGGCGGCAGGTTTCGACCCGCTCGAGTTCGACCGCTTCACCCGCGTGCAGGAGCTGACACGCATGATGGCTGAGTCGGTCAACGACGTGGCCACCGTGCAGCGCAACCTGCAGCGCGCGATGGAAGGCGCCGAGGACGACCTGATCAGCCAGGGCCGCCAGGCGCGGGAACTGCAGCGCGATCTGCTGCGCACCCGCATGGTGGAGTTCGACAGCATCTCCGAGCGCCTGTATGCGCTGGTGCGCCAGGCATCCAAGGAGACGGGCAAGCAGATCAAGCTGGATATCGCGGGCGGCTCCATCGAGATGGACCGTGGCGTGCTCGATCGTATGACACCCGCCTTCGAGCACTTGCTGCGCAACTGCGTGGGCCATGGCATCGAGAGCCCCGAGGTGCGTGTTGCCGCGGGCAAGCCGGCGAACGGCTCGATCACCATTGCCCTGCGCCAGGAAGGCAACGACGTGGCGGTCGAGTTCCGCGACGACGGCGCTGGCCTGAACGTGGGCCGCATCCGCGAGAAGGCGATCGAGCGCGGCCTGATCACTCCCGACATGCCGGTGAGCGATGTGGAGGCTGCGAACCTGATCTTCATGCCGGGCTTCTCCACGGCGACCGAAGTGACGGGCCTGTCGGGCCGCGGGATCGGCATGGACGTGGTGAGAACCGAGGTGAACTCGCTGGGCGGCCGCATCGAAACCTCGACCGTCGTGGGCCAGGGCTCCTCGTTCCGGCTGGTGCTGCCGCTGACCACTGCGGTCACGCAGGTGGTGATGTTGCGTGCGGGCAATCTGTCGATCGGCGTGCCCGCGAGCCTGGTCGAGGTCGTGCGCCGCACGACCGCCCAGGAGCTCTCGAATGCCTACAGCTCGCAGGCGTTCGAGGAGGGCGATGAAAGCCTGCCGTTCTACTGGTCCGGCGCACTGCTGCAGTCGTCGCTGAACAGCACGGAGGCGAACGCCAAGATCCGCCCGGTCGTGATCCTGCGAAGCGCGGCCCAGCGCATTGCCATGCACGTCGACGAAGTGCTGGGCAACCAGGAAGTCGTGGTGAAGAACCTCGGCCCGCAGCTCTCGCGTCTGCCCGGCATGGCCGGCATGTCGGTGCTGGCATCGGGTGCCGTCGTGCTGATCTACAACCCGGTGGCGCTGGCCACGGTGTATGGCCAGAAGGTGCAGGAGGCCACGGTCGCCGCGGCGCAGGCGCAGCAGCGCAGCAGCGACGCGGCAGCGGATGGCGACGCCCCGGCCGCACCGTCCCTGCCGCTTGCGCAGAGCACGCCGCAGGTACCGCTGGTGCTGGTGGTCGACGATTCGATCACCGTGCGTCGCGTCACGCAGCGCCTGCTGCAGCGCGAAGGCTATCGCGTGAGCCTGGCGGCCGACGGCCTGCAGGCACTGGAGCGCCTGCAGGAAGAGCGTCCGACGGTGGTGCTGTCCGACATCGAAATGCCGCGCATGGACGGCTTCGACCTGGCGCGCAATATCCGTGCGGACCAGCGCCTGAAGGACCTGCCGATCATCATGATCACTTCGCGCATCGCGGAGAAGCATCGCGAACATGCGATGGAGCTGGGGGTGAATCACTACCTCGGCAAGCCATACTCCGACGAGGAATTGCTGGGGTTGGTGCAGCATTACTCGATGCTGGAGGCCCAGGCCGCTGCGGCTGGTTGA
- the ruvX gene encoding Holliday junction resolvase RuvX — protein sequence MSVTAASPASSVPENFQSFLAFDFGVKRTGVAVGTRMLRSATPQGTIKAEGEAARFTQVGERIREWQPDALVVGVPYHPDGAPHENTARALKFARQLRGRFGLQVFEVDERYSTTEAIASGAADADAASACIILEQFLRNLP from the coding sequence ATGTCAGTGACCGCCGCCTCACCAGCTTCCAGCGTCCCGGAAAATTTCCAGTCCTTTCTTGCCTTTGATTTCGGGGTCAAGCGCACCGGAGTCGCTGTCGGCACGCGCATGCTGCGCAGTGCCACGCCGCAGGGCACGATCAAGGCAGAGGGCGAGGCCGCCCGGTTCACGCAGGTGGGTGAACGCATTCGTGAATGGCAGCCCGATGCACTGGTGGTGGGCGTGCCCTACCACCCCGATGGCGCACCGCACGAGAACACCGCGCGGGCGCTCAAGTTCGCGCGCCAGTTGCGCGGGCGGTTCGGCCTGCAGGTTTTTGAAGTGGATGAGCGCTACAGCACCACCGAAGCCATCGCCAGCGGCGCCGCCGATGCCGATGCGGCCTCGGCCTGCATCATCCTGGAACAGTTTTTGAGGAATCTTCCATGA
- a CDS encoding YqgE/AlgH family protein, producing MSEPVPMNLTNHFLIAMPGMEDSSFTKSVVYLCEHTEKGALGLIINKPSEINLQSLLAKVDLSLGRDDLTDEPVFQGGPVQTERGFVLHDPMRAGTEEDGETAYASTMQIPGGLEMTTSKDVLEALSEGVGPRRVLVTLGYAAWGEGQLETELAENAWITVNADSAIIFDTPVDERYDRALSLLGLQSWMLTHQAGHA from the coding sequence ATGTCTGAACCCGTGCCCATGAACCTGACGAACCACTTCCTGATCGCCATGCCGGGCATGGAGGACTCGTCATTCACCAAGAGCGTGGTGTATCTCTGCGAGCACACGGAGAAGGGCGCTCTCGGCCTCATCATCAACAAGCCTTCGGAAATCAATCTACAGAGCCTGCTGGCCAAGGTCGATCTTTCGCTCGGCCGGGACGATCTGACCGACGAACCCGTCTTCCAGGGTGGCCCGGTGCAGACCGAACGGGGATTCGTGCTGCACGATCCGATGCGTGCGGGAACGGAAGAGGATGGTGAGACGGCCTATGCGTCGACCATGCAGATTCCCGGCGGGCTCGAGATGACCACGTCCAAGGACGTGCTCGAGGCGCTGTCCGAAGGCGTGGGGCCGCGCCGGGTGCTGGTCACTCTGGGCTATGCGGCTTGGGGCGAGGGGCAACTCGAGACCGAGCTGGCCGAGAATGCCTGGATCACCGTGAATGCCGATTCGGCCATCATCTTCGACACGCCTGTCGATGAGCGCTATGACCGCGCGCTGTCCCTGCTGGGGCTGCAGTCGTGGATGCTCACCCACCAGGCGGGACACGCTTGA